In one Nocardioides sp. NBC_00368 genomic region, the following are encoded:
- a CDS encoding IS1634 family transposase: MAFIRRVRTGSGATAVQIAEYAGGRQRIVKHLGSAHTDAELGLLLEQARSLLADPGQDALDLDVAPTPRVAELVSEPVAQGVLDPVPRPVRARRDEPGRVVSTDSRLLHETLATVFDSLGFNILDDPVFRDLVIARIVEPTSLLDTGRVLKDLGRTPASYATMKRTLSRAHAKTKPATTGGAKKGSSYRDQIATACFAHAATRGDISLILYDVTTLYFEAEKEDELRKVGYSKERRVDPQIVVGLLVDRRGFPLEIGCFEGNKAETLTLIPIVKQFQTRHGLADIVIVADAGMLAATNLRDLDEADLRFIVGSRVTKAPNDLESHFRWHGDAFTDAQVIDTITPRTGHKIENDPKQKAEPVWDPEHHPGSWRAVWAYSTKRAVRDNRTLTLQENKAKAVVAGEKAARTPRFVKTRNGAAELDEASLARARRLVGLKGYVTNIPATVMPAGEVIASYHALWQVEQSFRMSKTDLRARPMFHHTRDAIEAHLTIVFTALAVSREVQARTGLAIRNVVRQLRPLRSATIAINGTQQTFAPIIPEPQQAILDALEHA, from the coding sequence GTGGCGTTCATTCGGCGGGTGAGGACCGGGTCGGGTGCCACCGCGGTCCAGATCGCTGAATACGCCGGCGGGCGTCAGCGGATCGTGAAGCACCTTGGTTCGGCGCACACTGATGCCGAGCTCGGGCTCCTGCTTGAACAGGCACGCAGCCTGCTGGCCGATCCCGGACAGGACGCTCTCGACCTGGATGTCGCGCCCACGCCGCGGGTCGCGGAACTCGTGTCCGAACCGGTTGCACAGGGCGTCCTCGACCCGGTTCCACGGCCGGTGAGGGCGCGGCGTGATGAACCCGGTCGGGTCGTGAGCACTGACTCCCGACTCCTGCACGAGACCCTCGCGACGGTCTTCGACAGTTTGGGGTTCAACATCCTCGACGATCCGGTCTTCCGCGACCTGGTGATCGCCCGGATCGTAGAGCCGACCTCACTGCTTGACACCGGGCGCGTGTTGAAGGACCTGGGCCGAACCCCAGCCAGCTACGCGACGATGAAGCGCACCCTGAGCCGCGCACACGCCAAGACCAAGCCCGCGACGACGGGCGGCGCGAAGAAGGGCAGCAGCTACCGCGACCAGATCGCGACCGCCTGCTTCGCTCACGCCGCCACCCGCGGCGACATCAGCCTGATCCTCTACGACGTCACCACTCTTTACTTCGAGGCAGAGAAGGAAGACGAACTGCGCAAGGTCGGCTACTCCAAGGAACGCCGCGTCGACCCCCAGATCGTCGTGGGCCTGCTGGTCGACCGACGCGGGTTCCCGCTCGAGATCGGCTGCTTCGAGGGCAACAAGGCCGAGACGCTCACGCTGATCCCGATCGTGAAGCAGTTCCAGACCCGGCACGGGCTGGCTGACATCGTGATCGTCGCCGACGCCGGGATGCTGGCAGCCACGAATCTGCGCGACCTGGACGAGGCTGACCTGCGGTTCATCGTGGGATCGCGAGTGACCAAGGCACCCAACGATCTGGAGTCCCACTTCCGCTGGCACGGCGACGCCTTCACCGACGCCCAAGTCATCGACACCATCACCCCACGCACCGGGCACAAGATCGAGAACGACCCGAAGCAGAAGGCCGAACCGGTCTGGGACCCCGAGCACCATCCCGGCTCGTGGCGAGCGGTGTGGGCCTACTCGACCAAGCGCGCAGTGCGCGACAACCGGACGCTGACCCTGCAGGAGAACAAGGCCAAAGCCGTCGTCGCGGGCGAGAAGGCCGCCCGCACGCCCCGGTTCGTCAAGACCCGCAACGGCGCTGCCGAGCTTGACGAGGCATCGCTGGCCCGAGCCCGGCGACTGGTCGGGCTGAAGGGCTACGTCACCAACATCCCCGCCACGGTGATGCCCGCCGGCGAGGTCATCGCCAGCTACCACGCCCTATGGCAGGTCGAGCAGTCCTTCCGGATGTCCAAGACCGACCTCCGCGCCCGGCCGATGTTCCACCACACCCGCGACGCGATCGAGGCCCACCTCACCATCGTGTTCACCGCGCTCGCGGTCAGCCGCGAGGTCCAAGCCCGGACCGGGCTCGCCATCCGCAACGTCGTTCGCCAACTACGGCCACTGCGGTCCGCGACCATCGCGATCAACGGCACCCAGCAGACCTTCGCCCCCATCATCCCCGAACCACAGCAAGCCATCCTCGACGCGCTCGAGCACGCCTAA
- a CDS encoding NUDIX hydrolase has translation MDRTAAKLITMAERSATQWIIHDEKIVDDKLRMVLSRASVELPDGTHFDQWVMRIPAAVLVLMVDDSERVLMMWRHRFIHDRWVWELPGGYLDDGEELHVAALREAEEETGWRPRTIEKFLEFQPLVGTVDQPNIIYLARGATDTGAAPDLNETDTVRWIPLDEIEGLIAGGKIIGAGSVAPLYKLLLARTEGKLQLP, from the coding sequence GTGGACCGCACGGCCGCTAAGTTGATCACCATGGCCGAGCGCAGCGCGACCCAGTGGATCATCCATGACGAGAAGATCGTCGACGACAAGCTGAGGATGGTGCTCAGTCGGGCGAGCGTGGAGCTTCCTGACGGGACGCACTTTGATCAGTGGGTGATGCGGATTCCCGCAGCCGTGCTGGTGCTCATGGTCGATGACTCCGAGCGCGTGCTGATGATGTGGCGGCATCGGTTCATCCATGACCGATGGGTGTGGGAACTGCCGGGCGGATATCTCGATGACGGCGAAGAATTGCACGTCGCCGCTCTGCGTGAGGCAGAGGAGGAGACCGGATGGAGACCACGCACCATCGAGAAGTTCCTCGAGTTCCAGCCGTTGGTCGGGACCGTGGACCAGCCGAACATCATCTACCTCGCGCGAGGAGCCACAGACACCGGCGCGGCTCCTGACCTCAACGAGACCGACACGGTCCGCTGGATCCCGCTGGACGAGATCGAGGGATTGATCGCCGGCGGCAAGATCATCGGGGCTGGCTCGGTCGCGCCGCTGTACAAGCTGCTCCTGGCTCGCACTGAAGGCAAGCTTCAGCTGCCCTGA
- a CDS encoding HAD family hydrolase — translation MNPGGPPARHSAAYDTGDVEGSRSMIRAVVFDVGECLVDETREYGTWADWLGVPRHTFSAVFGAVIARGMDYREAFQVFQPGFDLTEERRKREAAGQAERFGEDDVYPDVRPALKALREDGLWLGLAGNQTVSAGRILRELDFPVDMVATSDDWGVSKPDLGFFEHVIEAAPYAAEEILYVGDRLDNDIRPAAKSGMATALIRRGPWGVIQEHDPAADEIATLRISSLTELPKWIAAINESGPHGR, via the coding sequence ATGAACCCCGGCGGCCCTCCGGCGCGTCACTCCGCCGCCTATGACACAGGTGATGTGGAAGGATCCCGGTCCATGATTCGGGCGGTGGTGTTCGATGTCGGCGAGTGCCTGGTTGACGAGACCCGCGAGTACGGGACCTGGGCGGACTGGCTGGGGGTGCCACGGCATACGTTCTCGGCGGTGTTTGGAGCGGTGATCGCCCGCGGGATGGACTATCGCGAGGCGTTCCAGGTGTTCCAGCCGGGGTTCGATCTGACCGAGGAGCGGAGGAAGCGGGAAGCGGCCGGGCAGGCGGAGCGGTTTGGGGAGGATGATGTCTATCCCGACGTACGTCCTGCTTTGAAAGCGCTGCGCGAGGACGGACTGTGGTTGGGGTTGGCGGGGAACCAGACGGTGAGCGCGGGGCGGATCCTGCGGGAGCTGGACTTTCCGGTGGACATGGTCGCGACCTCCGATGACTGGGGTGTGAGCAAGCCGGATCTGGGGTTCTTCGAACATGTCATCGAGGCGGCTCCGTACGCGGCGGAGGAGATCCTTTACGTCGGGGACCGGCTCGACAACGACATCCGGCCGGCCGCTAAGTCCGGGATGGCGACGGCGCTGATCCGCCGGGGTCCGTGGGGCGTGATCCAGGAGCACGACCCGGCGGCAGACGAGATCGCGACGCTCCGGATCTCCTCACTCACCGAGCTTCCCAAGTGGATCGCGGCCATCAACGAGAGTGGACCGCACGGCCGCTAA